The Stappia sp. genome window below encodes:
- a CDS encoding LuxR family transcriptional regulator: MRLTTTTHDALDRVDRIRTATSVDDVVDLLSSALETFGFSAFLVTGLPPVQEDLGDHVLFNGWPRDWYHLYLREGFYKHDPMAAHSRQTINPFRWRDVVYPRDDLQAQRVMNRAADFGLRDGFSVPIFGARGEQACVTMAGEDLDLAGQNGPAVHLLALYAHATLRDLIRPIRRGRRQLSERERDVLQWAAEGKTNWEIGAILGISARTVHGHIQSASQKLDTLNRTAAVVKALRLGEIAL, encoded by the coding sequence ATGAGGCTGACGACCACCACGCATGATGCGCTCGACCGGGTGGACCGGATACGCACCGCCACATCCGTCGACGATGTCGTCGATCTGCTGTCGAGCGCCCTGGAGACCTTCGGGTTCAGCGCCTTCCTGGTGACCGGGCTGCCGCCCGTGCAGGAAGATCTGGGCGATCACGTCCTCTTCAACGGCTGGCCGCGCGACTGGTACCATCTCTATTTGCGTGAGGGGTTCTACAAGCACGACCCCATGGCGGCGCATTCCCGCCAGACCATCAACCCCTTCCGGTGGCGTGACGTCGTCTATCCGCGCGACGACCTTCAGGCGCAGCGGGTGATGAACCGGGCCGCCGATTTCGGCCTCCGGGACGGCTTCTCGGTGCCCATTTTCGGCGCGCGGGGCGAACAGGCCTGCGTCACCATGGCGGGCGAGGATCTGGATCTGGCGGGCCAGAACGGACCGGCGGTGCATCTGCTCGCGCTCTATGCGCATGCGACGCTGCGCGACCTGATCCGCCCGATCCGGCGGGGCCGCCGGCAGCTTTCGGAGCGCGAGCGCGACGTCCTGCAATGGGCGGCGGAAGGCAAGACCAATTGGGAGATCGGCGCGATCCTCGGCATATCGGCGCGCACGGTCCACGGCCACATTCAAAGCGCCAGCCAGAAGCTGGATACGCTCAACCGCACGGCCGCGGTGGTCAAGGCCCTGCGTCTGGGCGAAATCGCGCTT
- a CDS encoding DUF4149 domain-containing protein: protein MLEIAALLAAATLFGGMVSFSALFAPLVFLKLPAETAGRFIRAVFPWYYLFVIVAGAGAALLAAALAPRAAALLALVAAGGLVARQILMPAINRARDADLAGDARAGSRFAVLHRGSVVLNVAQMIAVAVALVVFAR from the coding sequence ATGCTTGAGATCGCCGCCCTGCTCGCCGCCGCGACGCTGTTCGGCGGCATGGTGAGCTTCTCCGCCCTGTTCGCGCCGCTCGTCTTCCTCAAGCTGCCGGCGGAGACCGCCGGCCGCTTCATCCGGGCGGTGTTTCCCTGGTACTATCTGTTCGTGATCGTTGCCGGGGCCGGCGCGGCGCTTCTCGCGGCCGCGCTGGCACCCCGGGCGGCCGCCCTGCTCGCTCTTGTCGCGGCAGGCGGCCTTGTCGCCCGGCAGATCCTGATGCCGGCGATCAACCGGGCCCGCGACGCGGACCTTGCCGGCGACGCCCGCGCCGGATCGCGCTTCGCCGTGCTTCACCGCGGCTCCGTCGTGCTCAACGTCGCGCAGATGATTGCCGTCGCCGTGGCCCTTGTGGTCTTCGCGCGGTAA
- a CDS encoding FAD-dependent oxidoreductase yields MPSATRPRIAIVGAGIAGLTCARRLADAGLAPVVFDKSRGLGGRIATRRTAEGLTFDHGAQFARAHGSDFAAVLKAAIEAGMAAPWPAADAIDAAPSGTGERIVGIPGMSSLVKPLATGLDIRVSHTLEGLRRDGGTWRLTFAEAEASAHVADAVALCLPAPQVAALLPDHGSARAELERVRIAPCWTLMVAFDAPPAGLPDAARCDAGPIAWIARSASKPGRPGEPPGFVVHATPDWSRAHLELTKEEACTRLLTALGDLAGAPLPPVRHAAAHRWRYAMTETPLGRPFLEIAPDGLFAAGDWCLGARVEAGHDSGAALADRLLTARDLTRRAGADARVGTADA; encoded by the coding sequence ATGCCCTCAGCCACCCGCCCCCGCATCGCCATCGTCGGCGCCGGCATCGCCGGACTGACCTGCGCCCGTCGTCTTGCCGACGCCGGCCTCGCGCCGGTCGTCTTCGACAAGTCGCGGGGCCTCGGCGGACGCATCGCCACCCGCCGCACGGCCGAGGGGCTGACCTTCGACCACGGGGCGCAATTCGCCCGCGCGCATGGCTCCGACTTCGCGGCGGTTCTGAAGGCGGCCATCGAGGCCGGCATGGCGGCCCCCTGGCCCGCCGCCGATGCGATCGACGCCGCACCGTCCGGCACGGGGGAGCGGATCGTCGGCATCCCCGGCATGTCGTCGCTGGTGAAACCGCTCGCCACCGGGCTCGACATCCGCGTCTCGCACACGCTCGAAGGCTTGCGGCGCGACGGTGGCACCTGGCGTCTGACGTTTGCGGAAGCCGAGGCATCCGCGCATGTCGCCGATGCCGTGGCGCTGTGCCTGCCCGCGCCGCAGGTGGCAGCACTTCTTCCCGATCACGGGTCCGCGCGGGCGGAGCTGGAGCGCGTCCGCATCGCGCCGTGCTGGACGCTGATGGTCGCCTTCGACGCCCCGCCCGCCGGTCTGCCGGATGCGGCGCGTTGCGACGCGGGGCCGATCGCCTGGATCGCGCGCAGTGCCAGCAAGCCCGGCCGCCCGGGCGAGCCGCCGGGCTTCGTGGTCCACGCCACGCCCGACTGGAGCCGCGCGCATCTGGAGCTGACGAAGGAGGAGGCCTGCACCCGGCTTCTGACCGCGCTCGGCGATCTGGCCGGCGCGCCGCTGCCCCCGGTGCGCCACGCCGCCGCCCATCGCTGGCGCTACGCGATGACCGAAACGCCGCTCGGCCGTCCGTTTCTGGAGATCGCACCGGACGGACTCTTCGCCGCCGGCGACTGGTGTCTCGGCGCGCGGGTCGAGGCCGGCCACGACAGCGGCGCGGCGCTGGCCGATCGTCTGCTGACGGCACGCGACCTGACGAGGCGCGCGGGCGCCGACGCAAGGGTGGGAACCGCCGATGCTTGA
- a CDS encoding glucose 1-dehydrogenase, which translates to MAMSDAATTPFAGRTAVVTGGTKGIGRASSLALARKGAHVIIAARDCEAGEAVVDEIAAEGGRASFIRTDVTSSDDLAALHKTILARHGRLDIAFDNAGYQERRAPLVEQTGAVFDKVFDTNVKAVFECLRLQIPMMAAAGGGAIVVNASVSGLRNPNPGFSVYSASKAAVISLVRSAAMEAAEQGVRINLVAPGRVKTEMMLSSRVMDMEAVAAGLPIRRMGEPEEVAEAVTWLASDAASFVVGHVLCVDGGFMTL; encoded by the coding sequence ATGGCCATGTCGGACGCCGCGACAACCCCATTCGCCGGAAGGACCGCCGTGGTCACCGGCGGCACCAAGGGAATCGGCCGCGCCAGTTCCCTGGCCCTTGCGCGCAAGGGGGCGCATGTCATCATCGCCGCGCGGGACTGCGAGGCGGGGGAGGCCGTCGTCGACGAGATCGCGGCCGAGGGCGGGCGGGCGTCGTTCATCCGGACCGACGTCACCTCGTCCGACGATCTCGCGGCCCTGCACAAGACGATCCTGGCGCGACATGGACGGCTCGACATCGCCTTCGACAATGCCGGCTATCAGGAGCGGCGCGCGCCGCTCGTCGAGCAGACGGGCGCGGTGTTCGACAAGGTGTTCGACACCAACGTCAAGGCGGTCTTCGAATGTCTCAGGCTGCAGATCCCGATGATGGCGGCCGCCGGCGGCGGGGCCATCGTCGTCAACGCTTCGGTGAGCGGGCTGCGCAATCCCAATCCCGGCTTTTCCGTCTATTCCGCCTCGAAGGCGGCCGTCATTTCGCTCGTGCGCTCCGCCGCGATGGAGGCGGCGGAACAGGGCGTGCGCATCAATCTCGTCGCCCCCGGGCGGGTCAAGACGGAGATGATGCTGTCGTCCAGGGTCATGGACATGGAGGCGGTCGCCGCCGGGCTGCCGATCCGGCGCATGGGCGAGCCGGAGGAGGTCGCGGAGGCGGTGACCTGGCTTGCCTCGGACGCTGCGTCCTTCGTCGTGGGGCATGTGCTGTGCGTCGACGGCGGTTTCATGACGCTGTGA
- a CDS encoding DUF2948 family protein → MEQLKLAALDPEDLAVLSAQVQDAVLKVGDIRYLPAEGRLVIAMNRFAWDKTESGAKSQHERRRAALSFARISDLKAQNIRQDARDAVLSLLAVEYVPDEAPAGRINLLFAGGATLSFAVECIEAQLADLGAAWETGSKPHHTLD, encoded by the coding sequence ATGGAGCAGTTGAAACTCGCCGCACTCGATCCGGAAGACCTCGCGGTGCTGTCCGCGCAGGTGCAGGACGCGGTGCTCAAGGTGGGCGACATCCGCTATCTGCCCGCCGAGGGGCGGCTGGTGATCGCCATGAACCGCTTCGCCTGGGACAAGACGGAGAGCGGCGCGAAGTCGCAGCATGAACGCCGCCGCGCCGCGCTCTCCTTCGCCCGCATCAGCGATCTCAAGGCGCAGAACATCCGCCAGGACGCCCGCGATGCCGTCCTGTCGCTGCTCGCCGTGGAATATGTCCCCGACGAGGCGCCGGCCGGGCGGATCAACCTGTTGTTCGCCGGCGGCGCGACGCTGTCCTTCGCCGTGGAGTGCATCGAGGCGCAGCTTGCCGATCTGGGGGCCGCCTGGGAAACCGGCAGCAAGCCGCACCACACGCTCGACTGA
- the hisD gene encoding histidinol dehydrogenase produces MALRLTVTDRDFQDRFAALLASKREASADVDAVVGDILQDVQQRGDAALLDYTRRFDRLEAASVADLAVSEAEIEAALAAVPQATLDALTLARDRIAAHHQRQMPKDDRYTDALGVELGSRWTAIAAVGLYVPGGTASYPSSVLMNAVPARVAGVERVVMVVPSPDGVLNPLVLAAAHLAGVTEIYRVGGAQAVAALAYGTETIAPVAKIVGPGNAYVAAAKRRVFGTVGIDMIAGPSEILVVADGANNPDWIAADLLSQAEHDVSAQSILITDDAGFAGAVEQAVDRQLATLPRAEVAAASWRDFGAVICLDTLEAAPPLVDAIAPEHLELAVADPEALFARIRNAGAVFLGRHTPEAIGDYVGGSNHVLPTARSARFSSGLSVLDFVKRTSLLRCTAESLRDLGPAAMALAEAEGLGAHARSVGIRLNL; encoded by the coding sequence TTGGCCCTTCGCCTGACCGTTACCGACCGCGATTTCCAGGACCGTTTCGCCGCCTTGCTCGCGAGCAAGCGCGAGGCCTCGGCCGACGTCGATGCCGTCGTCGGCGACATCCTGCAGGACGTGCAGCAGCGCGGCGACGCGGCGCTGCTCGACTACACGCGGCGCTTCGACCGGCTCGAGGCGGCCTCGGTGGCCGACCTCGCGGTGAGCGAAGCGGAGATCGAGGCCGCCCTTGCCGCCGTGCCGCAGGCAACCCTCGACGCGCTGACGCTGGCACGCGACCGGATCGCCGCCCATCACCAACGCCAGATGCCGAAGGACGACCGCTACACCGATGCGCTCGGCGTGGAACTCGGCTCCCGCTGGACGGCGATCGCCGCCGTGGGGCTCTATGTGCCGGGCGGCACGGCGAGCTATCCCTCGTCCGTTCTGATGAACGCCGTTCCGGCGCGGGTCGCGGGCGTTGAGCGGGTCGTCATGGTGGTGCCGAGCCCCGATGGCGTGCTCAATCCGCTGGTGCTGGCGGCCGCGCATCTGGCCGGCGTCACCGAGATCTACCGGGTGGGCGGCGCGCAGGCCGTGGCCGCGCTCGCCTATGGGACCGAGACCATCGCGCCGGTCGCCAAGATCGTCGGGCCGGGCAACGCCTATGTGGCCGCCGCCAAGCGCCGCGTCTTCGGCACGGTCGGCATCGACATGATCGCCGGTCCGTCCGAGATCCTCGTGGTCGCCGACGGCGCGAACAATCCCGACTGGATCGCCGCCGATCTGCTGTCGCAGGCCGAGCACGACGTCAGCGCCCAGTCGATCCTCATCACCGACGATGCGGGCTTTGCCGGCGCGGTGGAGCAGGCGGTCGATCGCCAGCTCGCGACATTGCCGCGCGCCGAGGTGGCGGCGGCGAGCTGGCGCGATTTCGGCGCGGTGATCTGCCTCGACACGCTGGAGGCCGCGCCGCCGCTGGTCGATGCCATCGCGCCGGAGCATCTGGAACTCGCCGTCGCCGATCCCGAGGCGCTCTTCGCCCGCATCCGCAATGCCGGCGCGGTGTTTCTCGGCCGCCATACGCCGGAAGCCATCGGCGATTATGTCGGCGGGTCGAACCACGTGCTGCCGACCGCGCGCTCGGCGCGGTTTTCCTCCGGCCTGTCGGTGCTCGATTTCGTCAAGCGCACCTCGCTGCTGCGCTGCACGGCGGAAAGCCTGCGCGACCTCGGGCCCGCCGCGATGGCGCTGGCGGAGGCCGAGGGGCTCGGCGCGCACGCGCGCTCCGTCGGCATCCGGCTGAACCTCTGA
- a CDS encoding UPF0262 family protein, with translation MTASEEAGAQGTARLIDVELDEGSISRSTPDIEHERAVAIYDLIEDNAFAPEGDDKGPYRLKLSLVEKRLVFAVERENGDPVVTHLLSLTPLRKVVKDYFLICESYFEAIKTATPSQIEAIDMGRRGVHNEGSRILMERLEGKIRVDMQTARRLFTLVCALHWKG, from the coding sequence ATGACGGCATCCGAGGAGGCGGGCGCGCAAGGCACCGCACGCCTGATCGACGTGGAACTCGACGAGGGGTCGATCAGCCGCTCCACGCCCGACATAGAGCATGAGCGCGCGGTCGCGATCTACGATCTGATCGAGGACAATGCCTTCGCGCCGGAAGGCGACGACAAGGGCCCCTACCGGCTGAAGCTGTCGCTGGTGGAAAAGCGCCTCGTCTTCGCCGTGGAGCGCGAAAACGGCGATCCGGTCGTCACCCACCTTTTGTCGCTCACCCCCTTGCGCAAGGTGGTGAAGGATTATTTCCTCATCTGCGAGAGCTACTTCGAGGCCATCAAGACGGCGACGCCGAGCCAGATCGAGGCCATCGACATGGGCCGGCGCGGGGTGCACAACGAAGGCTCGCGCATCCTGATGGAGCGTCTCGAAGGCAAGATCCGGGTGGACATGCAGACCGCCAGACGGCTGTTCACCCTGGTGTGCGCCCTGCACTGGAAGGGGTAA
- a CDS encoding protein-tyrosine-phosphatase, whose product MNAVRSPMAAALTEQLFPRRIYVRSCGVREGEPDPFVEAVMQEIGCDLSRHRPKTFEMLEESGFDLVVTLAPEAHHKALEMTRTEAVDVEYWPTADPTLATGSREQILDSYRAVRDQLMTRIKTRFGWTPTPGG is encoded by the coding sequence ATGAATGCGGTGCGCTCGCCCATGGCGGCGGCGCTCACCGAACAGCTTTTCCCGCGCCGCATCTATGTGCGTTCCTGCGGCGTGCGCGAGGGCGAGCCCGATCCCTTCGTCGAGGCGGTGATGCAGGAGATCGGCTGCGATCTCTCCCGCCACCGGCCGAAGACCTTCGAGATGCTGGAGGAATCCGGCTTCGACCTGGTCGTGACGCTGGCCCCGGAGGCGCACCACAAGGCGCTGGAGATGACCCGCACCGAGGCCGTCGACGTGGAATACTGGCCGACCGCCGATCCGACGCTGGCCACCGGCTCGCGCGAGCAGATCCTCGACAGTTACCGCGCCGTCCGCGATCAGCTGATGACCCGCATCAAGACGCGCTTCGGCTGGACGCCGACCCCGGGTGGCTGA
- a CDS encoding imm11 family protein translates to MPDEIWVSTVGSNYWLFDKLGIREKHYGQDWAPPKFEKSALAETQYQNVLRYSRGEKLEREDFAEAAYVFDPKRWSRVKDLFALRGFFCVKGKLAELLKGFDLGEGGLVEFPIYEMDKTTRLPGPFYFLNFGSQKDCFLPGESKKAKLLARNKKTGVEIWERPIEPSDGDVAVSESALDGADLWVDPKLHSVIFMSGPLHDAIEAAQLGIDFSFVKARIV, encoded by the coding sequence ATGCCGGATGAGATCTGGGTCAGCACGGTTGGCAGCAATTACTGGCTTTTCGACAAGCTGGGCATCCGGGAGAAGCACTACGGTCAGGACTGGGCGCCGCCGAAATTCGAAAAGAGCGCTCTAGCCGAAACTCAATATCAGAATGTGCTTAGGTATAGTCGAGGCGAAAAGCTTGAGCGGGAAGACTTCGCCGAAGCGGCCTATGTGTTCGATCCGAAGCGCTGGTCCCGGGTGAAGGACCTTTTCGCGCTTAGGGGTTTTTTCTGCGTCAAGGGCAAGTTGGCCGAGTTGCTCAAGGGGTTCGATCTCGGCGAGGGCGGCCTCGTGGAATTCCCGATCTACGAGATGGACAAGACCACGCGGCTGCCTGGTCCGTTCTACTTTCTGAATTTCGGATCGCAGAAGGACTGCTTTCTGCCCGGTGAAAGTAAAAAAGCCAAATTGCTTGCGCGAAACAAAAAAACCGGTGTTGAAATCTGGGAGAGGCCGATAGAGCCGAGTGACGGCGATGTCGCGGTATCTGAATCGGCATTGGATGGCGCCGATCTTTGGGTCGACCCCAAATTGCATTCGGTAATCTTCATGAGCGGCCCGCTGCATGACGCGATAGAGGCCGCCCAGCTTGGAATCGATTTTTCATTTGTCAAAGCGCGCATCGTCTAG